One Candidatus Lernaella stagnicola DNA window includes the following coding sequences:
- the secF gene encoding protein translocase subunit SecF: protein MKFFEIIPPDTNIQFISKAKILVLGSAVVVLVAIIITAINGLNWGIDFAGGLEMRVDFHGAAQNITIGDVRDAMGSLPEDLPLKGVQVAQFRFEDENKNAFSIKAKGEENVARLEAIADAKRAAAPEDAVAANQQSALLDLSTRLHQHLETTFGKGTVTVVSTDLVGPRVGATLRKKGFYAIFYALIGILAYVGWRFNFRFSPGGVIALAHDVIITVGVFSFLQREISLVTIAALLTIAGYSINDTIVVYDRIREGRERKYRTKPLDEAVNLSINETLSRTLLTSGTTLIVVAALLFLGGEILFDFALALMIGVLVGTYSSVFIASPIYVWLENGFAARRKARGALR from the coding sequence ATGAAGTTCTTCGAGATCATTCCGCCCGACACCAATATCCAGTTTATCAGCAAGGCAAAAATCCTGGTGCTCGGTTCGGCGGTCGTCGTGCTGGTGGCGATCATTATCACCGCCATCAACGGCCTCAACTGGGGCATTGATTTTGCGGGCGGCTTGGAAATGCGTGTCGATTTTCACGGCGCGGCGCAGAATATCACGATTGGTGACGTCCGCGATGCCATGGGCTCGCTGCCCGAAGACCTGCCCCTCAAAGGCGTCCAGGTCGCGCAATTCCGATTCGAGGACGAAAACAAAAACGCCTTTTCGATCAAAGCCAAAGGCGAAGAAAATGTCGCGCGACTCGAGGCCATTGCCGACGCGAAACGCGCCGCGGCGCCGGAAGATGCGGTCGCCGCAAACCAACAAAGCGCACTGCTCGACTTGTCCACACGCCTGCACCAACATCTGGAAACGACTTTCGGCAAAGGAACGGTGACCGTCGTCTCGACCGACTTGGTCGGCCCCCGCGTCGGCGCGACGCTGCGGAAGAAGGGCTTTTACGCGATCTTTTACGCGTTGATCGGCATTCTGGCCTACGTCGGTTGGCGCTTCAATTTCCGCTTCAGCCCCGGCGGCGTGATCGCCCTGGCGCATGACGTGATCATTACCGTGGGTGTGTTTTCGTTCTTGCAGCGCGAGATCAGCCTCGTGACGATCGCCGCGCTATTGACCATCGCCGGTTACTCGATCAACGACACCATCGTCGTGTACGACCGCATTCGTGAAGGACGCGAGCGCAAATACCGAACAAAGCCGCTGGACGAAGCGGTCAATTTATCCATCAACGAAACGCTCAGCCGCACGTTGCTGACTTCGGGCACGACGCTAATCGTCGTGGCAGCCCTGCTCTTCTTGGGCGGCGAAATCCTCTTCGATTTCGCCCTGGCGCTGATGATCGGCGTGCTGGTGGGCACCTATTCGTCGGTATTTATCGCCAGTCCGATTTACGTGTGGTTGGAAAACGGGTTCGCCGCGCGCCGTAAAGCGCGAGGAGCGCTTCGCTAA